The proteins below come from a single Brassica napus cultivar Da-Ae unplaced genomic scaffold, Da-Ae ScsIHWf_1060;HRSCAF=1499, whole genome shotgun sequence genomic window:
- the LOC111203850 gene encoding transcription factor RSL3, whose protein sequence is MDVFVDGELESLLGMFNFDQCSSSKEEKPQDEMLSLSSLYNGHLRHHHQNNELVKAKKKQRVNQESNTVDESNTNWRDGQSQSNSSDDEKASVTSAKGKTRATKGTATDPQSLYALKRRKKINERLKTQQNLVPNGTKVDISTMLEEAVHYVKFLQLQIKL, encoded by the exons ATGGATGTTTTTGTTGATGGTGAATTGGAGTCTCTCCTGGGGATGTTCAACTTTGATCAGTGTTCATCATCTAAGGAGGAGAAACCGCAAGATGAGATGCTTAGTCTCTCTAGCCTTTACAATGGCCATCTTCGTCACCATCATCAGAACAAC GAGCTTGTCAAAGCCAAGAAAAAGCAGAGGGTAAACCAGGAAAGCAATACAGTCGATGAAAGCAACACTAATTGGAGAGATGGTCAGAGCCAAAGCAACAGTTCAGACGATGAAAAGGCTTCCGTCACAAGTGCTAAAGGCAAAACAAGAGCCACGAAAGGGACAGCTACTGATCCTCAAAGCCTTTATGCTCTG AAACGAAGAAAGAAGATTAACGAAAGGCTCAAGACACAACAAAACCTTGTACCGAATGGGACAAAAGTCGATATAAGCACGATGCTTGAAGAAGCGGTCCATTACGTGAAGTTCTTGCAGCTTCAAATCAAG TTGTAA
- the LOC125595422 gene encoding uncharacterized protein LOC125595422 — protein MLHDCGMLEFPFTGDMLSWVGKRAGGTTVRCRLDRAVGNADWHENFPHSTVKYLRLWGSDHRPILADILIKPTRRSKKFKFDKRWLDNEELRQVILEGWKSPDLPANANIMEHISSCRKALSEWRRQHNINSAKLVEELKEKVEGLYADDNATTEEIAAALKELSDALKAEEMFWKQKSRVFWLREGDKNTKFFHALTKQRRARNKITQLLDANGNIVEDEEGLVAIATSYFRQIFESSIPEDIEEALSEVPTTVTGSMNDNLTAPVTEWEVKLALFAMHPDKAPGPDGMTALFYQKFWDIVKEDLTLMVNKFLFDGTVTNGLNDTNICLIPKTPKPNDMAQFRPISLCNVSYKIISKVLCQRLKKVLPGLISETQSAFVAGRQISDNIMIAQEMFHALRTKPSGRNKRMAIKTDMSKAYDRMEWSFIEAVMRRMGFSETWITWIMSQEDILFQRINTATRLEIKDVLGIHNDGGMGKYLGIPEDISGSKCKLFAFLKDNLMHRVNGWTGRWLSKGGKEVMIKSILLALPTYVMSTFLLPLEICENLASAIAQFWWSSNPPKRGIHWAKWEKVCLPKEEGGIGFRLIHEFNLALLAKQLWRLTQYPDSLVARVLRGRYYRMTSPLREVSASNPSYVWTSIYAARKLLLLGIRQKIHSGYEIKVWEDQWIPTIPARPATPVAPVMHPNMRVSDLINQELKEWDVGLLENYVHPDDIPLIRSMAISSAHRRDTFCWNYTKNGQYTVKSGYWVAQNLMKPEEDKKILEPSITKLQAFAWTLKAPRKMCHLIWQLITGQVAVTRNLARRNMRCDNYCPRCGELEESVTHAIFECPPALQVWSLSATPTSTGIFPVASVYTNMDYLFWRKNEILAPDQDRDPYPCFAFGGRSTAMGDGEYASTLAMPELWNRLQGADFNDKRTP, from the exons ATGCTTCATGATTGTGGGATGCTAGAGTTTCCTTTCACGGGGGACATGCTCTCTTGGGTAGGGAAGAGAGCAGGAGGAACAACCGTTCGATGTCGTTTAGACAGAGCGGTTGGAAATGCAGATTGGCACGAGAACTTTCCTCACTCAACTGTGAAGTATTTGAGGCTATGGGGATCAGACCATCGTCCGATTCTCGCAGACATACTCATTAAGCCGACTAGaagatcaaaaaaattcaaatttgacaAAAGATGGTTAGATAATGAGGAGCTAAGGCAAGTCATTCTGGAGGGATGGAAATCTCCTGATCTTCCCGCCAATGCGAATATAATGGAACATATTTCCAGCTGCCGAAAAGCCTTGAGTGAATGGAGGAGACAACATAATATTAATTCAGCAAAGCTAGTAGAGGAGCTCAAGGAGAAAGTTGAGGGCCTATACGCAGACGATAATGCGACGACTGAGGAAATTGCCGCAGCGTTGAAAGAACTCTCTGATGCTCTTAAAGCAGAGGAAATGTTCTGGAAACAAAAGAGTAGAGTGTTTTGGCTGAGAGAGGGagataaaaatactaaattctTCCATGCCCTAACGAAGCAAAGGAGAGCAAGGAACAAAATCACGCAGTTACTGGATGCAAATGGTAACATAGTTGAGGACGAGGAAGGCCtggtagccattgctactagctaTTTTCGGCAAATCTTTGAGTCTTCTATTCCAGAAGATATTGAAGAGGCGTTATCTGAAGTTCCGACGACGGTCACGGGATCAATGAATGACAACCTTACAGCTCCTGTTACTGAATGGGAAGTCAAACTAGCTCTTTTTGCCATGCATCCAGATAAGGCACCAGGGCCAGATGGGATGACTGCacttttttatcaaaagttttGGGATATAGTCAAGGAGGATTTAACtcttatggttaataaattcCTTTTTGATGGGACTGTGACTAATGGATtgaatgatacaaatatatgtcttaTCCCAAAGACACCTAAGCCAAATGATATGGCTCAATTCAGACCCATAAGCCTATGTAATGTCAGCTACAAGATCATCTCTAAAGTCTTATGCCAGAGACTAAAGAAAGTCTTGCCAGGATTGATATCAGAaacccagtcagcctttgttgcgGGAAGACAGATCTCAGATAATATCATGATTGCTCAAGAGATGTTTCATGCCCTGCGAACTAAACCGAGTGGACGTAATAAGAGGATGGCCATCAAGACAGACatgagtaaagcatatgataggatggaaTGGTCATTTATTGAAGCTGTGATGCGAAGGATGGGATTCTCGGAAACATGGATTACATGGATCATGAG CCAAGAGGACATATTGTTCCAG aggatTAATACAGCTACTAGGCTAGAGATCAAAGATGTACTTGGAATACATAATGATGGTGGGATGGGAAAGTACTTGGGAATCCCAGAGGATATTAGTGGCTCCAAATGTAAACTCTTTGCATTTTTAAAGGACAATCTTATGCACAGAGTTAATGGATGGACAGGTAGATGGCTCTCAAAAGGGGGGAAGGAGGTAATGATCAAATCCATCTTACTCGCTCTTCCGACATACGTTATGTCGACATTTCTGCTCCCATTGGAGATTTGTGAGAACCTTgctagtgccattgcacaattttggtggagctcGAATCCACCAAAGAGAGGAATACACTGGGCGAAATGGGAAAAAGTCTGTCTACCAAAAGAAGAGGGCGGGATTGGTTTCCGTTTGATCCATGAATTTAATCTAGCACTATTGGCAAAGCAACTTTGGAGATTGACTCAGTACCCTGATTCACTGGTTGCCCGAGTTTTGAGAGGCAGGTACTATAGGATGACCTCGCCATTACGAGAAGTCTCTGCAAGTAACCCATCATATGTGTGGACAAGCATTTATGCTGCAAGAAAGCTTTTGCTTCTCGGGATCAGACAGAAGATTCATTCTGGTTATGAGATCAAGGTGTGGGAGGACCAATGGATCCCAACGATACCTGCTAGACCAGCTACACCTGTAGCACCTGTAATGCATCCGAATATGAGAGTTAGTGACCTCATTAACCAAGAATTGAAGGAATGGGATGTAGGGCTACTAGAGAATTATGTCCACCCCGATGACATACCACTCATTCGTAGTATGGCTATAAGTTCTGCCCATCGCCGTGATACCTTCTGCTGGAACTACACGAAGAATGGCCAATACACTGTTAAATCTGGATACTGGGTTGCTCAAAACCTGATGAAGCCAGAAGAGGACAAGAAAATACTGGAACCAAGTATTACTAAActccaagcctttgcttggacgTTGAAAGCACCAAGAAAGAtgtgtcatcttatatggcaattgataACGGGTCAGGTGGCAGTGACGAGGAATCTCGCAAGGCGGAATATGAGGTGCGATAATTATTGCCCAAGGTGTGGAGAACTAGAGGAATCTGTAACACATGCAATATTTGAATGCCCTCCGGCTCTCCAAGTGTGGTCCTTATCAGCAACTCCTACGAGCACAGGTATATTCCCAGTGGCCAGCGTCTACACAAACATGGACTATCTattctggaggaagaatgaAATCTTAGCGCCAGACCAAGacagggatccttatccctg CTTTGCATTCGGAGGTAGAAGCactgcgatgggcgatggagaatatgcttcaacactcgccATGCCAGAGCTTTGGAACAGACTGCAAGGAGCTGATTTCAATGATAAAAGAACCCCATGA
- the LOC111204741 gene encoding uncharacterized protein LOC111204741, with protein sequence MIGYNGRVQGYFKGKRGLRQGDPLSPYLFVVAMNILSVMLNKAAADLKIKYHHKCATSKLTHLCFADDLLIFIDGSIESVQNVLQVLKEFEMRSGLAVSIEKSSFFASGLTQQELDAIKVSTGMQQGSLPVRYLGVPLSSKKLSLANCEVLLHQIKGKMTSWSAKTLSFAGRLLLIKTVIAGINNFWCSTFILPKECIRRINSICGHFLWQGNLEGVHNARVSWEMVTKTKKEGGLGIKDLGIWNKACCLKLIWLLFFQSGSVWVAWYRNEVLNRCINNFWTAKISPTNSWLDNKLLKLRGEVFTWIKLRVGDGTDCRFWTDNWSPFGSLQTYLLRNSTSRLGIPATATLSEINEDGNWLLPPARSEELLNLQVYLTELTLTAGKDRYEWVLEDKPLTKFVTGDVYTKLKGETQTLPWTKLVWIKGGVPKHSFLTWLFALDRCPTRDRLLRWGLQTDSTCLLCNMADESRDHLYFLCPFAWSLWTLVAQRCRLVSDGRWDHCLTQLQSLSGNKYVRRVTLLGW encoded by the coding sequence ATGATAGGATACAACGGTCGGGTTCAAGGTTACTTTAAAGGGAAGCGGGGCTTAAGGCAGGGTGATCCTCTTTCTCCTTATCTCTTTGTGGTAGCGATGAACATCCTCTCCGTTATGCTGAACAAAGCCGCTGCGGACCTAAAGATTAAGTATCATCACAAGTGCGCTACTTCCAAGCTCACCCACCTTTGCTTCGCTGACGACCTCCTTATATTCATTGACGGTTCTATAGAATCAGTGCAGAATGTCCTCCAGGTCCTTAAGGAGTTTGAGATGCGGTCTGGGTTGGCGGTTAGTATAGAGAAGTCCTCCTTCTTTGCCTCGGGCCTTACTCAACAAGAATTAGATGCCATCAAAGTCTCCACTGGAATGCAACAAGGATCCCTCCCGGTTCGTTACTTAGGAGTCCCACTAAGTTCGAAAAAACTCTCCCTGGCTAACTGTGAGGTCCTCCTGCATCAAATAAAAGGAAAGATGACTTCTTGGAGTGCAAAAACTCTATCCTTTGCAGGACGACTGTTACTCATTAAGACTGTCATAGCGGGCATTAATAACTTTTGGTGCTCAACATTCATCCTTCCTAAAGAATGCATCCGGCGTATCAACTCTATATGTGGTCACTTCCTGTGGCAAGGAAACTTAGAAGGAGTCCATAACGCTAGGGTATCTTGGGAGATGGTTACTAAGACTAAGAAAGAGGGAGGATTAGGCATCAAAGATTTGGGAATTTGGAACAAGGCATGTTGTTTAAAGCTCATCTGGCTACTATTCTTCCAATCAGGTTCAGTTTGGGTCGCATGGTACAGAAATGAGGTGCTAAACAGGTGTATTAACAACTTTTGGACAGCAAAGATAAGCCCTACGAACTCATGGCTGGATAACAAACTCCTAAAGCTACGAGGAGAGGTGTTTACCTGGATAAAATTGCGTGTGGGAGATGGGACTGATTGTCGGTTTTGGACTGATAATTGGTCTCCGTTTGGCTCCCTACAGACATATCTCCTTAGAAATTCGACGTCAAGGTTAGGCATTCCAGCGACAGCTACTCTTTCAGAGATCAATGAGGATGGAAACTGGCTGCTCCCTCCTGCTCGTTCAGAAGAACTTCTAAACCTCCAAGTTTATCTTACTGAACTCACATTAACTGCAGGAAAAGACCGTTATGAATGGGTGCTGGAAGATAAACCTCTAACTAAGTTTGTGACTGGAGATGTCTATACTAAGCTGAAGGGGGAGACTCAAACATTACCATGGACAAaattggtgtggatcaaaggtgGTGTCCCTAAACATAGTTTTCTCACTTGGCTCTTTGCTCTTGACCGATGTCCAACTCGTGATCGCCTCCTCCGATGGGGCCTGCAAACAGACTCTACCTGTCTTCTCTGCAACATGGCTGATGAGTCTCGGGACCATCTTTATTTTCTGTGCCCTTTTGCGTGGAGTCTATGGACATTAGTGGCGCAAAGATGTAGGCTTGTCTCCGACGGACGTTGGGATCACTGCCTCACTCAACTACAATCACTATCAGGCAACAAATATGTGAGAAGGGTTACCTTGTTGGGATGGTAA